One Methylosarcina fibrata AML-C10 DNA segment encodes these proteins:
- a CDS encoding pilus assembly protein PilP — MSRLRLIKSLPHWTIAGFTNVFIALMLTGCGNDDFSDLETFIKTEQAKPKGPIEPLPEIKIVEPFVFKPEGLRDPFAPLEQAEQAENGENVEGTGLRPDTSRPKEELEAYPLDSLRMVGTVNMQGTLWGLVKASDGTIYRVQVGNYLGKNYGKIIRIVGDKIEIMEMISDKPGKWREQQQSLALTE, encoded by the coding sequence ATGAGCCGGCTTCGTTTAATTAAATCTCTTCCGCACTGGACAATTGCAGGATTTACGAACGTGTTCATTGCTTTGATGTTGACGGGATGCGGAAACGATGATTTTTCGGATCTGGAAACCTTCATCAAAACCGAACAAGCAAAGCCGAAAGGTCCGATTGAACCGTTGCCTGAAATCAAAATCGTGGAGCCTTTCGTTTTCAAACCGGAAGGATTGCGCGATCCGTTTGCGCCTCTGGAGCAAGCCGAACAGGCCGAAAACGGTGAGAACGTGGAAGGCACGGGTCTCAGGCCGGATACTTCCAGGCCCAAAGAGGAGTTGGAAGCTTATCCTCTGGACAGTTTGAGAATGGTCGGAACGGTTAACATGCAGGGCACTTTATGGGGATTGGTAAAAGCGAGTGACGGCACCATTTACCGCGTCCAGGTCGGCAATTATCTGGGCAAGAACTACGGCAAAATAATACGGATCGTCGGCGACAAAATTGAAATTATGGAAATGATTTCGGACAAACCCGGAAAATGGCGCGAACAGCAGCAATCATTGGCTTTGACAGAATGA